The following are encoded in a window of Arcobacter arenosus genomic DNA:
- a CDS encoding tripartite tricarboxylate transporter substrate binding protein, protein MTKFGLKLCKNLTMSALLVGGLATGAIASSVEKIHFLIPGGAGGGWDGTARGVGEALKNSGLVQETSFENMSGGGGGKAIAYIIETAKKQEDTLMVNSTPIVIRSLQGVFPQSFRDLTLVSSVVADFGALVVRPDSKYQSWADLKAEFDKNPRKVKVAGGSSRGSMDHLVAAQIFKAAGGNPKAVRYVPYDAGGKALAGLLTGEVDVLSTGLGEVLEKHKKGEVKIIGITSDEGVDGIPSFKEMGVDAYFANWRGFFGAPNLPQEKVDTFVKVLGDMYKTPEWETVRKRNGWGNLYKPGKEFEAFLLNQEKVISDLMKELGFL, encoded by the coding sequence ATGACAAAATTTGGTTTAAAACTTTGCAAAAATCTTACTATGAGTGCACTTTTAGTTGGTGGTTTAGCAACTGGTGCAATTGCATCAAGTGTTGAAAAAATCCACTTTCTAATTCCAGGTGGAGCTGGTGGTGGATGGGATGGTACTGCTAGAGGTGTTGGTGAAGCACTTAAAAACTCTGGATTAGTTCAAGAAACATCATTTGAAAATATGTCTGGTGGAGGTGGTGGTAAAGCCATTGCTTATATTATTGAGACAGCAAAAAAACAAGAAGATACTTTGATGGTAAACTCAACACCAATTGTAATTAGGTCTTTACAAGGTGTTTTTCCACAATCATTTAGAGACTTAACATTAGTTTCTTCTGTTGTAGCAGATTTTGGTGCTTTAGTTGTAAGACCAGATTCAAAATACCAATCTTGGGCTGATTTAAAAGCTGAATTTGATAAAAACCCTAGAAAAGTAAAAGTTGCAGGTGGTAGTTCAAGGGGTTCTATGGACCATTTAGTAGCCGCACAAATTTTTAAAGCAGCGGGTGGAAATCCAAAAGCAGTTAGATATGTACCTTATGATGCAGGTGGAAAAGCATTAGCTGGTCTTTTAACTGGTGAGGTTGATGTTCTTTCAACTGGGCTTGGTGAAGTTTTAGAAAAACACAAAAAAGGTGAAGTAAAAATTATTGGTATCACTTCTGATGAAGGTGTTGATGGAATTCCAAGTTTTAAAGAAATGGGTGTAGATGCATATTTTGCAAACTGGAGAGGATTCTTTGGTGCGCCAAATTTACCACAAGAAAAAGTTGATACTTTTGTAAAGGTATTAGGTGATATGTATAAAACTCCTGAATGGGAAACTGTTAGAAAAAGAAATGGTTGGGGAAATCTTTATAAACCAGGAAAAGAATTTGAAGCTTTCTTACTAAATCAAGAAAAGGTTATTTCAGACCTTATGAAAGAACTAGGTTTCTTATAA
- a CDS encoding HEPN domain-containing protein — protein MERTYLNNKMNTFRTKYIFPIYNILRMKEFHYENEFSNIKFKINLQTYEEGKNHYDEWLKVFDTEDKKLVYELFDLVKKQETIYRYSESKTLLVIDFETQYFSNEVDDIKSFEENEKKFNYSVILRSILETLNLILPYGLGYYKYISKENNLYLSLPFHEGNTNFFNGFQVHTPHEKPYSFSPLVDFRLMRLKKEDFNQFESVLLRVYGLNTEKLNQYSRIIKQSIDYLQLAKTFLNSEQVFVTLMIAIEAMFKKEQDKKLATYIKWIGKLLQKENNRGKIHKAVDDFIPLRNNIVHGDEFLDKNEMDKKVLELYEYVRQCILAIMEINSKKELVNYYDDLFKEVEKEYLEKISKISPSKQ, from the coding sequence TTGGAAAGAACATATTTAAATAATAAAATGAATACTTTTAGAACTAAATATATTTTTCCTATTTATAATATTTTAAGAATGAAAGAATTCCATTATGAAAATGAATTCTCCAATATAAAATTTAAAATTAATCTTCAGACATATGAAGAGGGAAAAAATCATTATGATGAATGGTTAAAAGTTTTTGATACTGAGGATAAAAAGTTAGTATATGAACTTTTTGATTTAGTTAAAAAACAAGAAACAATTTATCGTTATTCGGAATCCAAAACTTTATTGGTGATAGATTTTGAAACACAATATTTTAGTAATGAAGTTGATGATATAAAAAGTTTTGAAGAAAATGAAAAAAAGTTTAATTATTCAGTGATACTAAGAAGTATTCTTGAAACATTAAATTTGATTTTGCCTTATGGATTAGGATATTACAAATATATTAGTAAAGAAAATAATTTATATCTAAGTTTACCATTTCATGAAGGAAACACAAATTTTTTTAATGGTTTTCAAGTTCATACTCCTCATGAAAAACCATATAGTTTTTCACCCTTAGTTGATTTTCGTTTGATGAGATTAAAAAAAGAAGATTTTAATCAGTTTGAAAGTGTTTTACTAAGAGTTTACGGATTAAATACAGAAAAGCTAAATCAATATTCTAGAATAATAAAACAATCTATTGATTATCTTCAATTAGCAAAAACTTTTTTAAATTCTGAACAAGTTTTTGTAACTTTAATGATTGCTATTGAAGCTATGTTTAAAAAAGAACAAGATAAAAAATTAGCTACTTATATTAAATGGATTGGAAAACTTTTACAAAAAGAAAATAATAGAGGAAAAATACATAAAGCGGTTGATGATTTTATTCCACTTAGAAATAATATAGTCCACGGAGATGAATTTCTTGATAAAAATGAGATGGATAAAAAAGTTTTAGAATTGTATGAATATGTTAGACAATGTATTTTAGCTATTATGGAAATAAATAGTAAAAAAGAATTAGTAAATTATTATGATGATTTATTTAAAGAAGTTGAGAAAGAGTATTTAGAAAAAATATCTAAAATCTCTCCTTCAAAACAATAA
- a CDS encoding tripartite tricarboxylate transporter TctB family protein, with product MTKNVIGSIFFLAFSSFYFFNVFSIKEMPGAEWEVMTPSTFPFYLGITGIVVSLLLLVLSLLNKDKDFLSMDYLKSLDFKTVGYFVIVMIFYGYTIRTLGFIIATILFLAAGFIILQERNIKRVLLISVGVSVGFYLLLNNVLGVYIDPGMVVEYFMGVE from the coding sequence ATGACAAAAAATGTAATAGGCTCAATATTCTTTTTAGCTTTTTCATCTTTTTACTTTTTTAATGTGTTTAGCATTAAAGAGATGCCAGGGGCTGAATGGGAAGTTATGACACCTTCAACTTTTCCTTTTTATTTAGGAATTACAGGGATAGTTGTCTCACTTCTACTTTTAGTTTTATCACTTTTAAATAAAGATAAAGACTTTTTATCAATGGATTATTTAAAAAGTTTAGATTTTAAAACCGTAGGATATTTTGTAATAGTAATGATTTTTTATGGATATACAATTAGAACTTTAGGGTTTATTATTGCAACTATTTTATTCCTAGCCGCAGGGTTTATTATCTTACAAGAGAGAAATATAAAAAGAGTATTATTAATATCAGTGGGTGTATCGGTAGGATTTTATTTATTATTAAACAATGTTTTAGGTGTTTATATTGATCCAGGAATGGTAGTAGAATATTTTATGGGAGTTGAGTAA